The following are encoded together in the Roseobacter denitrificans OCh 114 genome:
- a CDS encoding TRAP transporter substrate-binding protein, with the protein MNTKSITRRAAIAAVSGVIALTSYAAAAAADTTRLRMHTFYGTEIDPIIKAFRDRVRDESDGSLRINVFHGGELVASDQLLSAVQSGSIDIAHGHGGYWSGQVDIGNIEAGLPGGWTSLEEANAFFASEPVASILNEAYSEAGVVFLGKGYGHDYDLLTKEPIASLEDLKSLRIRATSNVAKVLESLEIPTVFLPAGELYIGMSTGVIDGAIYGGPIEYEQLKLNETAQYYTRLNMLMPGWTETFLANEDKWASLSDEHKAILETALAQFAQDITDWLAEGNQSVVDKGDVFEFFVLPESDSKQLTVAAQQVWQEEAARSERNAKLIELLIENAKAQGRL; encoded by the coding sequence ATGAACACAAAATCAATTACCCGGCGCGCGGCAATTGCTGCGGTGTCCGGTGTCATCGCGCTGACGTCTTATGCTGCGGCTGCCGCTGCGGATACCACACGTCTGCGTATGCACACCTTTTACGGTACTGAAATCGATCCCATCATCAAGGCATTCCGTGACCGCGTCCGCGACGAGTCCGACGGCAGCCTGCGCATCAACGTGTTCCATGGTGGTGAATTGGTCGCCAGTGACCAGTTGCTGAGCGCTGTGCAAAGCGGCTCGATTGACATCGCCCATGGCCATGGCGGCTACTGGTCGGGTCAGGTGGACATCGGCAATATCGAAGCGGGTCTGCCCGGTGGCTGGACCAGCCTTGAAGAGGCCAACGCGTTCTTCGCAAGCGAGCCTGTCGCGTCCATCCTGAACGAAGCATATAGTGAAGCAGGGGTCGTGTTCCTCGGCAAAGGCTATGGTCATGATTACGACTTGCTGACAAAAGAGCCGATCGCATCGCTCGAAGACCTCAAATCCCTGCGCATCCGTGCGACGTCGAACGTTGCCAAAGTGCTTGAGAGCCTCGAAATTCCGACTGTGTTCCTGCCCGCCGGTGAACTTTACATCGGCATGTCCACAGGTGTTATCGACGGCGCGATCTATGGTGGGCCTATCGAGTATGAGCAACTCAAACTCAACGAAACCGCTCAGTATTACACCCGGCTGAACATGTTGATGCCCGGTTGGACAGAGACCTTCCTCGCCAATGAGGACAAATGGGCGTCGCTGTCCGATGAGCACAAGGCGATCCTTGAAACTGCGCTCGCGCAGTTCGCTCAGGACATCACGGATTGGCTTGCCGAAGGCAACCAGTCGGTTGTCGACAAGGGCGATGTCTTTGAATTCTTCGTACTGCCGGAAAGCGATTCAAAGCAGTTGACCGTTGCCGCACAGCAGGTCTGGCAGGAAGAGGCCGCGCGCTCCGAGCGTAACGCAAAGCTGATCGAACTTCTGATCGAGAATGCCAAGGCCCAAGGGCGTCTCTGA
- a CDS encoding TRAP transporter small permease subunit: MSLVTRYLRVQDGLSEFVGQVICWLTLVMIGVLMFEIVARYFLNAPTLWAHESSTMLYGAFCMLAGAYTLKHRGHVRSEVIWGALPKRGQAFCDVLIFGAGAVVLVIFLKLAIDFATASWAVLEYSNKSMWQPPLYPIKTVIPVAVALILLQNMAELLRALLTLFNVDFEDPRGEEVDTSIAQELLGADSNKS, encoded by the coding sequence ATGTCCCTCGTGACACGATACCTTCGGGTTCAAGATGGCCTGTCCGAGTTTGTCGGGCAGGTCATCTGCTGGCTCACCCTGGTGATGATCGGGGTGCTGATGTTCGAAATCGTGGCACGTTACTTTTTGAATGCGCCCACGCTCTGGGCGCATGAATCCAGCACCATGCTTTATGGTGCGTTTTGCATGCTGGCCGGTGCCTACACTTTAAAGCATCGCGGTCACGTCCGCAGCGAGGTGATCTGGGGTGCTTTGCCCAAGCGAGGTCAGGCCTTTTGTGATGTGCTGATTTTTGGCGCCGGAGCCGTGGTTCTGGTCATCTTTCTGAAACTGGCGATTGATTTTGCGACGGCCAGTTGGGCCGTGCTGGAATACTCCAACAAAAGCATGTGGCAACCACCGCTTTATCCGATCAAGACGGTGATCCCCGTGGCGGTGGCGCTGATCCTGCTGCAGAACATGGCCGAACTGCTGCGCGCGCTCCTGACCTTGTTCAACGTCGATTTTGAGGATCCCCGCGGCGAAGAAGTCGATACCAGTATCGCGCAAGAGCTACTTGGGGCTGACAGCAATAAATCCTAG
- a CDS encoding TRAP transporter large permease — MENLDPLAITGIMFASMLALMALGAPLAWALTICGIGSAYAIYGDGGLDLLITSTFSAMDNFLLVALPLFIFMGLVLQRSGITDDLFDMMHKLMGRLPGGLGIGTVIICALIAAMAGVSGAATVSLGIIALPAMLSRGYDKRLVTGTIMAGGALGFLIPPSVLMIIYAFLSRDSVGKLFAAGLMPGLMLAGIYIAYILIRCRLNPQLGPPAEEQFTTAEKVKSLRFLIAPGLLIVSVLGCIIGGITSPSEASAIGAFGALVIAAIQRRLSWDLMRYVMLSTTKLMGMLMWITIAAVFFSKIYVGVGAGVVVGELIEDYELSPNYVILAMLLAYFVLGMFLDDFAIVFITVPLFVPIVRDLGFDTTWFAVLFILSMQSAYLTPPFGYNLFYMRSVAPKSITIIDIYWAAIPFVALQILGLALVFTFPQIALWLPSLLF; from the coding sequence ATGGAAAACCTAGACCCGCTTGCGATTACCGGCATCATGTTTGCCTCGATGCTCGCGCTCATGGCGCTGGGCGCGCCACTCGCCTGGGCACTGACGATCTGCGGGATTGGCAGTGCATACGCGATTTACGGCGATGGGGGGCTCGACCTTCTGATCACCTCTACCTTCAGCGCCATGGACAACTTTTTGCTGGTGGCCCTGCCGCTATTCATCTTCATGGGGCTGGTGCTGCAGCGGTCCGGTATCACCGACGATCTGTTTGACATGATGCACAAGCTGATGGGGCGACTGCCCGGTGGCCTCGGCATCGGCACGGTGATCATCTGTGCCCTGATCGCCGCAATGGCGGGTGTTTCTGGCGCCGCGACGGTCAGTCTTGGGATCATCGCCCTGCCCGCGATGTTGAGCCGTGGATATGACAAGCGCCTTGTAACCGGGACCATCATGGCGGGTGGCGCGCTCGGTTTCCTGATCCCGCCCAGCGTGCTGATGATCATCTATGCGTTTTTGAGCCGCGACTCCGTGGGCAAGCTCTTTGCCGCAGGGTTGATGCCGGGCCTGATGCTGGCTGGTATCTACATCGCCTACATCCTGATCCGGTGTCGTCTGAACCCGCAGCTTGGCCCCCCCGCCGAAGAGCAGTTCACCACCGCCGAAAAGGTCAAATCACTACGCTTTCTTATCGCGCCGGGTTTGCTCATTGTGAGTGTTCTGGGCTGTATCATCGGAGGCATTACGTCACCCTCCGAAGCTTCGGCCATTGGGGCTTTCGGCGCGCTTGTCATCGCGGCAATTCAGCGTCGTCTGAGTTGGGATTTGATGCGCTATGTCATGCTCTCCACCACCAAGCTGATGGGCATGCTGATGTGGATCACCATCGCTGCCGTGTTCTTTTCCAAGATCTACGTCGGCGTGGGTGCGGGGGTCGTTGTGGGCGAGTTGATCGAAGATTACGAGTTGTCGCCGAACTATGTGATCCTTGCGATGCTGCTGGCCTATTTTGTCCTCGGCATGTTTCTCGACGATTTCGCGATCGTCTTCATTACCGTGCCGTTGTTTGTGCCAATCGTGCGGGATCTTGGGTTTGATACGACGTGGTTCGCGGTTCTCTTTATCCTGAGCATGCAGTCGGCCTATCTGACGCCGCCGTTTGGCTACAACCTCTTTTACATGAGGTCGGTGGCCCCCAAGAGCATTACGATCATAGATATCTATTGGGCGGCGATCCCGTTTGTCGCATTACAGATCCTTGGACTTGCGCTGGTGTTCACCTTCCCGCAGATTGCGCTCTGGTTGCCAAGCCTGCTGTTCTGA
- a CDS encoding carbon-nitrogen hydrolase family protein — MKSNLEEMNRRLDLLMHLYPWVEMVVFSELAANGPNPASAQPMGGENEQAFAKMAQKHNIWLIPGGMFEKKDGRIYNMTPVLNPEGEIVTRYRKMFPFTPYEDATEPGDEFCVFDVPGVGRFGVAICYDLWFPEVMRTLTSMGAEVIINPVLAHFVDRPADLAIAQASAAMFQSYVFHINGLLAGGNGYSRVVDPAGQLLHDGNVQEELIPIEVDFDLVRRQRERGLLGMGQVLKSFRDRKVNFDVYSEHFDHSYLNSLGVLVKPERPQRAAPQGNTQPKT, encoded by the coding sequence ATGAAAAGCAATCTCGAGGAGATGAACCGTCGTCTCGATCTTTTGATGCACCTCTATCCATGGGTAGAGATGGTGGTCTTTAGCGAACTGGCCGCCAATGGACCCAACCCCGCATCGGCCCAGCCCATGGGTGGCGAGAACGAGCAGGCCTTTGCGAAAATGGCGCAGAAACACAACATCTGGCTCATCCCCGGGGGTATGTTCGAAAAGAAAGACGGCCGCATCTATAACATGACGCCGGTGCTCAATCCCGAAGGCGAGATCGTCACGCGCTATCGCAAGATGTTTCCGTTCACACCTTATGAGGACGCAACGGAGCCGGGTGACGAATTCTGCGTATTCGACGTGCCCGGCGTTGGCCGGTTCGGTGTCGCGATCTGCTATGATCTGTGGTTCCCCGAAGTCATGCGGACCCTGACATCTATGGGAGCCGAGGTGATCATCAACCCCGTTCTGGCGCATTTCGTCGACCGCCCTGCAGACCTGGCCATCGCGCAGGCCTCCGCTGCGATGTTCCAGAGCTATGTTTTTCATATCAACGGCTTGCTGGCAGGTGGGAACGGGTATTCCCGCGTCGTCGATCCGGCGGGCCAGTTGCTGCATGATGGCAACGTCCAGGAGGAACTCATCCCGATTGAGGTCGATTTCGACCTTGTACGCCGCCAGCGTGAACGCGGGTTGCTCGGTATGGGACAGGTCCTCAAGAGTTTCCGTGATCGCAAGGTGAACTTCGATGTCTATTCGGAACACTTCGATCACAGCTACCTGAACAGTCTGGGCGTTCTCGTCAAACCGGAGCGACCGCAACGCGCGGCGCCTCAGGGGAATACCCAGCCTAAGACTTAA
- a CDS encoding VOC family protein → MTNIKKVAPIPRGYRSLTPHITTADVQYTIDLYTAALGAEVVETETVPDSDVLVGAVVKIGNSTLSISLGTAYGAGVLSLHHYVEDIDASWDAAIATGFVPLRAIEETYWGDRSGLLVDPMGIQWSLGQRVLRLTAEERDARARAAYGIAPEVSYDAAEAEHGAQDFATAEVIPAAEPAAQGGEALH, encoded by the coding sequence ATGACCAATATCAAGAAAGTTGCCCCCATCCCGCGCGGATATCGTTCACTGACACCGCATATCACAACCGCTGACGTGCAATACACCATTGACCTGTACACAGCAGCGCTTGGCGCTGAGGTTGTGGAAACGGAAACGGTTCCTGACAGTGACGTACTGGTCGGTGCTGTTGTCAAGATTGGCAACTCGACGCTGAGCATATCCTTGGGGACTGCCTACGGGGCGGGGGTTCTGAGCTTGCATCACTATGTCGAAGACATCGACGCGAGCTGGGATGCTGCCATCGCTACCGGATTTGTTCCCCTGCGCGCCATCGAAGAGACCTATTGGGGCGACCGCAGCGGTCTTCTTGTTGACCCGATGGGAATCCAGTGGAGCCTTGGCCAGCGCGTATTGCGTCTGACCGCCGAGGAGCGTGACGCCCGTGCACGCGCGGCCTATGGAATCGCGCCTGAAGTGTCATACGATGCCGCAGAAGCAGAGCATGGTGCGCAGGACTTCGCAACTGCCGAGGTTATCCCCGCAGCGGAACCTGCGGCACAGGGTGGCGAGGCGTTGCACTAA
- a CDS encoding GntR family transcriptional regulator, whose protein sequence is MSSKIQLNDQNETTIAKEFDENTIVERIFNAVMEQRLAPRTKLSESRLCATFGVGRMHARRALLLLSSQGIVDLQSNRGAYVACPDKSQANDVFAARMLIEPPLVRQLAQNPADVDMVLLTDHITLEDAARRNKERTELIRLSGEFHTKLAQATGNKFIFRMMRELVTRTSLIVGLFGSSEDTNCPDDEHRKILEAIQAQNPELAEELLKSHLNHIQSGLDMETLKEPQDDLTVILGQG, encoded by the coding sequence TTGAGCAGTAAAATTCAGCTAAACGACCAGAATGAAACGACTATCGCGAAGGAATTCGATGAGAATACGATTGTCGAGAGAATTTTTAACGCTGTCATGGAACAACGGCTTGCCCCCCGGACCAAGCTGAGTGAATCGCGCCTTTGCGCGACCTTTGGTGTGGGCAGAATGCATGCGCGCCGCGCGCTTTTACTGCTTTCCAGTCAGGGAATCGTTGATCTTCAGTCCAATCGCGGTGCCTATGTCGCCTGTCCGGACAAGTCTCAGGCGAACGATGTCTTTGCCGCGCGGATGCTCATCGAACCGCCCTTGGTACGTCAACTGGCACAAAATCCGGCTGACGTTGATATGGTCCTGCTCACCGACCATATAACGCTGGAAGATGCGGCCCGCAGAAACAAGGAGCGCACGGAACTCATCCGGCTGTCCGGCGAGTTTCACACAAAACTCGCCCAGGCGACTGGCAACAAGTTCATCTTCCGTATGATGCGTGAGTTGGTCACCCGGACTTCCCTCATCGTCGGTCTTTTCGGCTCATCCGAAGATACCAATTGCCCGGACGACGAGCACAGGAAGATACTTGAGGCGATTCAAGCACAGAACCCGGAACTGGCCGAAGAGTTGCTCAAATCTCATCTCAACCACATTCAAAGTGGTCTCGATATGGAGACGCTCAAGGAGCCTCAGGATGACTTGACAGTTATTCTTGGTCAGGGCTGA
- a CDS encoding ABC transporter substrate-binding protein — translation MKRRTLMKATLTAASLIALQATMAVAENPVLKIGFVGVTSGPAAAWGISNQRSMETRAAWINETGGYEIGGVTYDIEIVSFDDQKDPKRAIAGMEKMAQEGIHYVVGPNVDDGAAAVRPVAEANDIMYFPYAFPRELYSAPASNAVLSMIANYQSGPAIYKHLMENEGVKTVAFIAANESDPLSQRDSGVAAAKELGLEVVSDNVTYQVDTTDFTPVLTPILRTRPDLLVLSGVSPANAPQLIRSARELGFEGLISTETAQDAGVLAEGAGDLANGFISVGGASTPELASPMMNEFVERYTAMFGEYNDESNTKVYALEYILETLKATPEAIEDVAAFQASMDDFSAPNPYMNGDEQLTYVGMTSFGQKRQIAVPLVVNVYQDGAFETMFIARVD, via the coding sequence ATGAAACGTAGAACACTTATGAAGGCCACGCTGACAGCCGCGTCGCTGATCGCGCTGCAGGCAACCATGGCTGTTGCAGAAAACCCGGTTCTGAAAATCGGCTTTGTGGGCGTGACCAGCGGCCCTGCTGCTGCATGGGGCATTTCCAACCAGCGTTCGATGGAAACACGCGCAGCCTGGATCAACGAAACCGGTGGTTACGAGATCGGCGGTGTTACATATGACATCGAAATCGTATCGTTTGACGACCAGAAAGACCCCAAGCGCGCCATCGCGGGCATGGAAAAGATGGCCCAGGAAGGTATCCACTACGTTGTCGGCCCAAATGTTGACGATGGCGCGGCCGCGGTACGTCCGGTGGCAGAAGCCAACGACATCATGTATTTCCCCTATGCTTTCCCAAGAGAGCTCTATTCCGCGCCTGCATCAAACGCCGTGCTGAGCATGATCGCCAACTACCAGTCGGGTCCTGCGATTTATAAGCACCTGATGGAAAACGAAGGTGTCAAAACAGTTGCCTTCATCGCCGCAAACGAATCTGACCCCCTCAGCCAGCGCGACAGTGGTGTCGCCGCAGCAAAAGAACTGGGTCTTGAGGTTGTATCCGACAACGTCACCTATCAGGTCGACACGACAGACTTCACCCCTGTGCTGACACCAATTCTGCGCACGCGCCCTGATCTGCTGGTGCTTTCCGGTGTGTCACCTGCCAATGCCCCGCAGCTTATCCGCTCCGCACGTGAGCTGGGTTTCGAGGGTCTGATCTCCACTGAAACCGCACAGGACGCTGGCGTTCTGGCCGAAGGTGCCGGTGATCTGGCCAATGGTTTCATCTCGGTAGGTGGCGCATCCACACCAGAATTGGCGTCCCCGATGATGAATGAATTCGTCGAGCGTTACACAGCCATGTTTGGTGAGTACAACGATGAATCCAACACCAAGGTCTACGCGCTCGAGTATATCCTCGAGACACTCAAGGCCACGCCCGAAGCTATTGAGGATGTGGCTGCCTTCCAGGCGTCCATGGACGATTTCTCAGCGCCAAACCCCTATATGAACGGCGATGAGCAGCTGACCTATGTGGGCATGACCTCCTTCGGTCAAAAGCGTCAGATCGCAGTGCCGCTGGTTGTCAACGTCTATCAGGACGGTGCCTTCGAGACGATGTTCATCGCGCGCGTCGACTAA